GCAAAGGTTCTGCCAAAGCTGCAGTTAGTGTTATTACAGGAAAGAATACAAAAGTAGTTACTTGTATTATTTTACGGTATCCTGCTTTCAATCGGATATCATCATCCTGAACAGTTGACAATGACGGGTATGTGACTTTTTGGATCGAGTCTACTAACTGAAGAAGGATCAGATCTTTTATCTTCGTGGCAAAAAAGTAATGGCCAGCGATCGATGTTGAAAATAATTTGGCGATGAATATCACGTAGATATTCTTAAAAATAATGTCTAAGAAGCCGGAAACAAATAGCTTTGAACCGAAATCAAACATCTCCGACAGTGAATCCCAGCTGAAGGAAAATGTAGGTTTCCATATATCACTCATTGACCAGAGAAGGATTGTTATGATCAGGGAAGAAACTATCGTCTGAGTGATAAGGGCCCAAACGCCAAAACCAGCATAAGCCATAATTACTGCGCAAAGCCCGGAAATGAATGTTGCGGGAACTGTGGCTTTAAGCTGTGTCTTGAAATTAAGATCGCGTGTAAGTACTGATCTGGGAACGAACTGAAAAGAGTTGATTATAATTACAATGCCTGCTGCTCTTAGGAGAAGTGTGAGTGGCGTTTCATTATAGTATGCAGCTATTAATGGTGCAGAGATAAATAGCAGCAGATATGATACAATGCCTAAAATAAAATTGACATAGAATGCTGTACTGAAATCTACTTCAGTGGCATCTTGTTTACGGATAAGGGCTTGATTGAAGCCCATGTCCATAAGACTGTTGGCAACGGCTAGAAACACAGCCATCATGGCTACCAGGCCATAATCATCCGGAGTGAGGAAATAGGCAAGTAGCAATGTAACTACTATGCTTATCCCTCTGTTACTGAACTGCTCTATAAAGGTCCAGACAAATCCGCCTATGGTTTTTTTGGTAAGTGACACTTTTAATCGCTTTCTCTAAAAAATTAAGCTGTTAAATACGTTTCAAGTTTATTAAATGAAAATAATTATGCTCAGATTCACTCTTCGGACTCTATTTGTTGTCCTTATACTAATTGTTTTCCATATCTGAGCCAGTGACTATTATCCTTTGAATCCACCAATTCATCTTTTTTATAGAATATCGTTCCCTTGTAGGAGTATGCTTTCAATTTATGAAATCCATTTGATCCTTGTATCCATTCCCGTTGAACTATTATCTTACCAGCCTGTATTTTAAATCGAAAGGTAGCGTTTCTTTCAGGAATGTTATTAATCGGGGGAAATAAAGTCTTATGTATAAGTTAATCTTTTCTCTGCTGCCCAGTTTTCTGAAATAATCCTTATATCTCTCCTCGCTAAGCATTCTCTTATTGCCTTTTGCCAGTTCCAATCTCAATTCAAAAGAAGTTTTTGATTCCTCTATTTCATTTCCAAACCTATGGTCTGTCCACTTATCAAAGGCATCTAAAGTACTTACGAAGCCTTTGATCCTTTGGATTTTTTTAGTGCGGTCTTCTTTCTTCCACTGGGCAGTCATTGAACTTTGAACATTGATTCTATAGACACTCATTATTTCATTTATGTAGTATGCGTATCCGTGACTTGTAGCTATTAGTTTTATAGCAAGGTCTCCGGCTGGTGCATCAAAGTACCAGTCTGGAAGGTCATTCACAACCTTCTTTGGATATAAAAATGAGGCTGTTGGAATAAAGCCCAGCAATTGAAGTTCTCCTGCATTATATTTTCTGTTTTGGTTCGAATAATACTTCTTATTTTGATCTGTATGTGGCACCATTGCTTTTTTAAGCAGGCCAGCTGTATCATTCTCTAAGAATGCATTATGAAAGCAAAATGTACAACCAGGATTCTGTTCCATGTGATCCACTTGTTTTTTTAATTTATGTGGATCGGTCCAATAGTCATCACCTTCGCAAAGTGCAATATATTTCCCTGTAGCTTTCGGGTAAATAAATGTCGGCAGAACTCTTACACCTTTTGAATGCTGATTTATGGTTTGATAAATAGGTTTGATGATCTCGGGATATTTCTGTTCGTAAGATCGAATAATGTCCGCAGTATGATCGGTTGATGCATCATCATGTACCACTACTTCATATTTGAAGTCTGTTTCCTGCATCAGGAACCCTTCTATTGCTTTAGCTACATACTTTTCATGATTATATGTTATGCAGCATATACTAACCATTATCCGTTCCTGTTTATCCATGTGTTTTCCTTCTGAATTTTTCTCTAATAATGTGTTCTAGTATATTAACCGCTTGCATCTTGAAAATGTAGCTTGCTAAAATATATGTAGCCCCTGCTAAAAAACCAAAGAGTGCCAGTTCAAATAGTGCCGGCAATGTGGATATCTCTACGCCTATATAGATAGTGACTGCAATTGTTCCTGATATCAGGAGGTTTGGTAAGATGTCATAGATCTGCTCTCTGGCAGGATAATTGATCAGTTTTCCCGAGAAATAGCTGTTGGGAATATATGCAATAAATGATGCTATTATCTGTCCTATTAGAATGCCTATGACTCCATATTGGAAACTCATTGCAAGAACAGCTACTGCAAAGATCTTTTTGATTATCTCCAGATATAAGAAAAGATCTGAGCGGCCTTTCACTTTCAGGATGTTCAGATTAATCGAATGCAGTGGGTACATTATATGGGACAGACACATCAACTGGAGGTATGGATATGCCGGTAGCCATTGATCATTAAGGAAGACCATAAATATGGGTTGTGCTAGGGCAGCCATGAAAAGCATGGATGGGAATATCAGGAAGGTAGTTACCTGAATGATCTTCCTATAGCCGGATTTTAATGAGGCGTTATTTTCTTGCAGTGACGCCAATGCAGGAAATGTCACTGTTTGTACAGAATTGACCAATTGATTAGCGATAAGCTCTTTGATTTTCTTGGCGAAAAAAAAGTGTCCAGCTATTGTTGCTGTAAACATTTTTGCTATCACTACAATATACATGTTCTGGAACACTATGTCAATTAGACCTGATATAAAAAGTTTAGATCCAAAACCAAACATCTCGAAGAGTGAACCCTGACTAACTGTTAGAGTAGGAGTCCATAGTCTCATCAACCACAATGAAACTGTCGTCAAAAAAGCAGAGACTATCATCTGGATAATCAGTGACCATACACCATAACCATTGAATGCCATGAAAATTGCAATCACGGCCGAAATGATACTTGCCGGAACAGTGGCCTTGAGCTGTGCTTTGAAATTGAGCTCACGGCTGAGGATAGCACTTTGAATTACCTGGAAGGAATTTATCGGGATGACAATACCAAGTACCCGTATGAGAACGATAAGTCTTGTTTCCTCATAGAAGTCGGCTATCAATGGTGCTGAAAAGAACAAGAGCACATATGCCAGCGCACCCAGGAAGAGATTGGAATAGAATGCCGTGTTGAAATCTTCCTGTGTAGCTCCTAATTTCCGGATAATTGCCTGCTTGAATCCGGACTCCATGATCTGACCGGCCACGGCTATAAATACTGCCATCATGCTTATCAAGCCGAAGTCTTCCGGTGTAAGGAAGCGGGCAAGCAGTAAAGTTGTTATTACGGCAAATCCTTTTTTACTCATTGTTTCAGTAAAATTCCAGATAATGCCGGTAGTTGTTTTTTTGGCAAGTGACATTTTCTAATCTACCATGGTAGGCTCCAATCTGTGACTGAACCTTTTTCGTAATATGAATAAATAGTTACATATTTGGATCTTATTCTCTGATAATGTAACTCTTCTATGCCTTTACTCAAATGTGATGAAATATATACTCAGCTATCTCTCTATACTATCTGTGGAATATTAATTTAATCTCCTTATCAATATAGTAAGTGTAAAATTCCATATTCATTCTTAAGATACGCTTTATATAGTATTTGGTTCTGTAGAAATCCTCAGTATTTTCAAGCGATCAACATTTGGTGCTTATTCTAACGTACCATTCAATATTTATTGGTTTTGCCGGGCTTAAACGAAGATGGCAAATTTGATAGGTCGATATGAGATATTTTTCATTTTCAGCATAA
This DNA window, taken from Methanolobus chelungpuianus, encodes the following:
- a CDS encoding lipopolysaccharide biosynthesis protein, with product MSLTKKTIGGFVWTFIEQFSNRGISIVVTLLLAYFLTPDDYGLVAMMAVFLAVANSLMDMGFNQALIRKQDATEVDFSTAFYVNFILGIVSYLLLFISAPLIAAYYNETPLTLLLRAAGIVIIINSFQFVPRSVLTRDLNFKTQLKATVPATFISGLCAVIMAYAGFGVWALITQTIVSSLIITILLWSMSDIWKPTFSFSWDSLSEMFDFGSKLFVSGFLDIIFKNIYVIFIAKLFSTSIAGHYFFATKIKDLILLQLVDSIQKVTYPSLSTVQDDDIRLKAGYRKIIQVTTFVFFPVITLTAALAEPLLLALFSEKWLPAVPYLQLMCIAGLIYPLNAINVNMLKVKGRSDIYLRLGLLEKFNITVILIMSSQFGVIAILIGQIIASVLSYLPNSYYSGKLINYTASEQLKDIFPGLCLSGSIALVVFFALSISTLPVLIELPLLAATAAVLYIAIGYAFKMEAVKIAKLIIADKLKKTT
- a CDS encoding glycosyltransferase family 2 protein; the protein is MDKQERIMVSICCITYNHEKYVAKAIEGFLMQETDFKYEVVVHDDASTDHTADIIRSYEQKYPEIIKPIYQTINQHSKGVRVLPTFIYPKATGKYIALCEGDDYWTDPHKLKKQVDHMEQNPGCTFCFHNAFLENDTAGLLKKAMVPHTDQNKKYYSNQNRKYNAGELQLLGFIPTASFLYPKKVVNDLPDWYFDAPAGDLAIKLIATSHGYAYYINEIMSVYRINVQSSMTAQWKKEDRTKKIQRIKGFVSTLDAFDKWTDHRFGNEIEESKTSFELRLELAKGNKRMLSEERYKDYFRKLGSREKINLYIRLYFPRLITFLKETLPFDLKYRLVR
- a CDS encoding lipopolysaccharide biosynthesis protein, encoding MSLAKKTTTGIIWNFTETMSKKGFAVITTLLLARFLTPEDFGLISMMAVFIAVAGQIMESGFKQAIIRKLGATQEDFNTAFYSNLFLGALAYVLLFFSAPLIADFYEETRLIVLIRVLGIVIPINSFQVIQSAILSRELNFKAQLKATVPASIISAVIAIFMAFNGYGVWSLIIQMIVSAFLTTVSLWLMRLWTPTLTVSQGSLFEMFGFGSKLFISGLIDIVFQNMYIVVIAKMFTATIAGHFFFAKKIKELIANQLVNSVQTVTFPALASLQENNASLKSGYRKIIQVTTFLIFPSMLFMAALAQPIFMVFLNDQWLPAYPYLQLMCLSHIMYPLHSINLNILKVKGRSDLFLYLEIIKKIFAVAVLAMSFQYGVIGILIGQIIASFIAYIPNSYFSGKLINYPAREQIYDILPNLLISGTIAVTIYIGVEISTLPALFELALFGFLAGATYILASYIFKMQAVNILEHIIREKFRRKTHG